In Equus asinus isolate D_3611 breed Donkey chromosome 13, EquAss-T2T_v2, whole genome shotgun sequence, one DNA window encodes the following:
- the CASC3 gene encoding protein CASC3 — protein sequence MADRRRQRASQDTEDEESGASGSDSGGSPARGGGSCSGSAGGGGSGSLPSQRGGRGGALHLRRLESGGAKSAEESECESEDGIEGDAVLSDYESAEDSEGEEGEYSEEENSKVELKSEANDAANSSAKEEKGEEKPDTKGTVTGERQSGDGQESTEPVENKLGKKGPKHLDDDEDRKNPAYIPRKGLFFEHDLRGQTQEEEVRPKGRQRKLWKDEGRWEHDKFREDEQAPKSRQELIALYGYDIRSAHNPDDIKPRRIRKPRFGSPPQRDPNWIGERPNKSHRHQGPGGTLPPRTFINKNAAGTGRMSAPRSYSRSGGFKEGRAGFRPMEAGGQYGGRSGETVKHETSYRSRRLEQTPVRDPSPEADAQVLGSPEKEEAASEIAAPAPDTAPPAPDRPVEKKSYSRARRTRIKAGDAVKVAEEVPPPPEGLTPAPSVPESTPPPPAKTGNWEPPVDSSTGGLEQDVAQLNITEQNWSPGQPSFLQPRELRGMPNHIHMGAGPPPQFNRMEEMGVQGGRAKRYSSQRQRPVPEPPAPPVHISIMEGHYYDALQFQGPIYTHGDSPAPLPPQGMIVQPEMHLPHPGLHPHQTPAPLPNPGLYPPPVSMSPGQPPPQQLLAPTYFSAPGVMNFGNPSYPYAPGALPPPPPPHLYPNTQAPSQVYGGVTYYNPAQQQVQPKPSPPRRTPQPVTIKPPPPEVVSRGSS from the exons ATGGCGGACCGGCGGCGCCAGCGCGCTTCGCAGGACACCGAAGACGAAGAGTCTGGTGCTTCGGGCTCAGACAGCGGCGGTTCCCCGGCGCGGGGCGGCGGGAGCTGCAGCGGCAGCGCTGGAGGCGGCGGGAGCGGCTCTCTGCCTTCCCAGCGCGGAGGCCGAGGCGGGGCCCTTCATTTGCGGCGGCTGGAGAGCGGGGGCGCCAAGAGCGCCGAGGAGTCGGAGTGT GAGAGTGAAGATGGCATCGAGGGCGATG ctGTTCTCTCAGATTATGAAAGTGCAGAAGACTCAGAA GGTGAAGAAGGGGAATACAGTGAAGAGGAAAACTCCAAAGTGGAGCTGAAGTCAGAGGCCAATGATGCTGCTAATTCTtcagcaaaggaagagaaaggagaagaaaagcctGACACCAAAGGCACTGTGACTGGAGAGAGGCAAAGTGGGGATGGACAG GAGAGCACAGAGCCTGTGGAGAACAAACTGGGTAAAAAGGGCCCTAAGCATTTGGATGATGATGAAGATCGGAAGAACCCAGCATACATACCCCGGAAAGGACTCTTCTTTGAGCATGATCTTCGAGGGCAAACTCAGGAGGAAGAAGTCAG ACCCAAGGGGCGTCAGCGAAAGCTGTGGAAGGATGAGGGTCGCTGGGAACACGATAAGTTTCGGGAAGACGAACAGGCTCCAAAGTCTCGACAGGAGCTCATTGCTCTTTATGGCTATGACATCCGCTCAGCTCACAACCCCGATGACATCAAACCGCGGAGAATCCGGAAACCCAG GTTTGGGAGTCCTCCACAAAGAGATCCAAACTGGATTGGTGAGCGGCCGAACAAGTCCCATCGCCACCAAGGTCCTGGGGGCACCCTACCACCAAGAACATTTATCAATAAGAATGCTGCAGGGACTGGCCGCATGTCTGCTCCTAGGAGTTACTCTCGATCTGGGGGTTTCAAGGAAGGTCGTGCTGGTTTTAGGCCTATGGAGGCTGGTGGGCAGTATGGTGGCCGGTCTGGTGAGACTGTTAAACATGAGACTAGTTACCGGTCACGGCGCCTGGAGCAGACTCCTGTAAGGGATCCGTCTCCCGAAGCAGATGCTCAAGTGCTTGGCAGTCCTGAGAAGGAAGAGGCAGCCTCAGAGATAGCAGCTCCTGCTCCTGACACTGCACCACCGGCCCCTGATAGGCCTGTTGAGAAGAAATCTTATTCCCGGGCAAGAAGAACCAGAATCAAAGCTGGAGATGCTGTCAAGGTTGCAGAGGAGGTGCCCCCTCCACCCGAAGGGCTGACCCCAGCACCTTCAGTCCCAGAAtctacccctcctccacctgctaaGACTGGTAACTGGGAGCCTCCAGTGGATTCTAGTACAGGTGGACTTGAGCAAGACGTGGCACAACTAAATATAACCGAACAAAATTGGAGTCCAGGGCAGCCTTCATTCCTGCAACCACGTGAGCTTCGGG GTATGCCTAACCACATACACATGGGAGCAGGACCTCCACCTCAGTTTAACCGGATGGAAGAAATG GGTGTCCAGGGTGGGCGAGCCAAACGCTATTCATCTCAGCGGCAAAGACCTGTGCCagagccccctgcccctcctgtgCACATCAGTATCATGGAGGGACATTACTATGATGCAC TGCAGTTCCAGGGACCAATCTATACCCATGGTGACAGCCCTGCCCCACTGCCTCCTCAGGGCATGATTGTGCAGCCAGAAATGCACCTTCCCCACCCAG GTTTACATCCCCACCAGACACCGGCGCCTCTGCCCAATCCAGGTCTCTATCCCCCACCCGTGTCCATGTCTCCAGGACAGCCACCACCTCAGCAGTTGCTTGCTCCTACTTACTTTTCTGCTCCAGGAGTCATGAACTTTGGTAATCCCAGTTACCCTTATGCTCCAGGGGCACTGCCTCCCCCACCACCGCCTCATCTGTATCCTAATACACAG GCCCCATCGCAGGTGTATGGAGGAGTGACCTACTATAACCCTGCCCAGCAGCAGGTGCAGCCAAAGCCCTCCCCACCCCGGAGGACTCCCCAGCCAGTCACCATCAAGCCCCCACCACCTGAG GTTGTAAGCAGGGGTTCCAGTTAA